One Aegilops tauschii subsp. strangulata cultivar AL8/78 chromosome 7, Aet v6.0, whole genome shotgun sequence genomic window carries:
- the LOC109775518 gene encoding probable xyloglucan endotransglucosylase/hydrolase protein 25 — protein MARMAVLGLAILLAASCALAAASFDKEFDITWGDGRGKILNNGQLLTLGLDKVSGSGFQSKHEYLFGKIDMQLKLVPGNSAGTVTAYYLSSQGPTHDEIDFEFLGNVTGEPYTLHTNVFTQGQGQREQQFRLWFDPTNDFHTYSILWNPKHIIFMVDDMPIRDFRNLEGKGIAFPKNQPMRLYSSLWNADDWATQGGRVKTDWSHAPFSASYRGFKADACVVTAAGRPHCGASVGTDVAPGTGAAGEWYNQELDLTRQQRMRWVQRNYMIYNYCTDPKRVAQGVPAECSM, from the exons ATGGCTCGCATGGCAGTGTTGGGACTGGCGATCCTGCTCGCCGCCTCGTGTGCcctggcggcggcgagcttcgacAAGGAGTTCGACATCACCTGGGGTGACGGGCGCGGCAAGATCCTCAACAACGGCCAGCTCCTGACGCTGGGGCTGGACAAGGTCTCCGGCTCCGGCTTCCAGTCCAAGCACGAGTACCTCTTCGGCAAGATCGACATGCAGCTCAAGCTCGTCCCCGGCAACTCTGCCGGCACCGTCACCGCCTACTAC CTGTCGTCGCAGGGTCCGACGCACGACGAGATCGACTTCGAGTTCCTTGGCAACGTCACCGGCGAGCCCTACACGCTGCACACCAACGTGTTCACGCAGGGGCAGGGCCAGCGGGAGCAGCAGTTCCGCCTCTGGTTCGATCCCACCAACGACTTCCACACCTACTCCATCCTCTGGAACCCCAAGCACATCAT ATTCATGGTGGACGACATGCCGATCAGGGACTTCAGGAACCTGGAGGGAAAGGGGATCGCGTTCCCAAAGAACCAGCCCATGCGGCTCTACTCCAGCCTCTGGAACGCCGACGACTGGGCCACGCAGGGCGGCCGCGTCAAGACGGACTGGTCCCACGCCCCATTTTCCGCCTCCTACCGCGGCTTCAAGGCCGACGCGTGCGTGGTGACCGCCGCCGGCCGGCCTCACTGCGGCGCCAGCGTCGGCACGGACGTTGCCCCCGGCACAGGCGCGGCGGGCGAGTGGTACAACCAGGAGCTGGACCTGACACGGCAGCAACGGATGCGGTGGGTGCAGAGGAACTACATGATCTACAACTACTGCACCGACCCCAAACGCGTCGCCCAGGGCGTCCCCGCCGAGTGCTCCATGTAG